Part of the Pseudarthrobacter sp. L1SW genome, GCACCCTGCACGTTGCGCATTCGGAGGTTGAGGAGTCCGGCGAGGACTGGATGACCGCAGCCTACATGCGGGACGTGGCCAGCCAGGCGGGGTGGACTACCATCGGCATCAACATGTCCGATATCGGCTGGGACCCCAACCTGAACCGGTTCGTGGACCTGGACAACTTCATGATCAGCACCATCTTCAAGCTCTACCCGTGGGAGCTGATGATGAAGGAACCGTTCGGCCACCGGCTGCTGGAGCGCGCGCACAACCCGCGCTGGGTTGAGCCTGCGTGGAAGATGCTGCTCTCCAACAAGGCCCTGCTCGCCGCGTTGTGGCATCTGTATCCGGAGCATCCCAACCTGCTGCCCGCCTTCCTCAACGAGCCTGGGCCGCTGAAGGAATGGGTTGCCAAGCCGCTGCACGGCCGCGAAGGGGACAACATCAAGATCCACGCGGCCGGTATCAGCCTGGAACAGCCCGGCGGCTACGGCCGCGAGGGCTGGTGCTACCAGCAGTACCAGGAACTGCCGGACTTCGACGGCAACCATCCCGTCCTGGGCCTGTGGGTGGTGGACGGCGAATCGGTGGGCTGCGGCATCCGGGAATCGGACGGGCCCGTCACCGATTACTTCTGCCGTTTCGTGCCCAACACCATCGACGCGCCGGCGCCGCTTTCGGCCGTGGCCTCCAGCAAAGCAGGTATCGCACTATGAATCCGGTGGCAGCATGAGCACAGAGATTACGACAACGGGCGGCCCCGGAGGCACGCCAGGCACCACCGTTCCGGCCAAGGGTCTCCGTGCCGGCATCCTGGACCTCGGCGACTCCGTGATGATCGGCCTGGCCTCCACAGCGCCGGTGTACTCGCTGGCGGCAACACTCGGCCTGATCGTGGCCGTCAACGGGAACTACACTCCCCTGATCCTGCTGCTGGGCTTTATCCCCGTCCTGTTCATCGCGTATGCGTTCCGCGAGCTGAACAGCGCCATCCCGGACTGCGGAACCACCTTCACCTGGTCGCGCCGTGCGTTCGGCCCCTGGGCGGGCTGGCTGGGCGGCTGGGGTGTGGCGCTCGCGGGCATCGTGGTCCTGGCCAACCTTGCCCAGGTGGCCGGGCAGTACCTGTGGCTGCTGATCGGTGACGGTTCCCTTGCCGGGAACAAGGCGCTGGTTACTGGCACCGGCGTGCTGTTCATCGCCGTGATGACGCTGGTCAACTACCGGGGCATCCGGCTGGGCGAGCACGTCCAGCGGGTCCTGACGTATGTGCAGTACATTGCGCTGGGCATCTTTGCCCTGGCCATCGTCGTCGGGATTGTCCGGGGCTCAGCAGGGGGCGACACCACCATCCAGCCCTTCGACTTTGAGTGGTTCAACCCGGCCGGTGCCTTCGCGGATCCCGGGGCGGTGGTCCACGGCGTGCTCCTTGCCCTGTTCATTTACTGGGGCTGGGACACGTGCCTGGCGGTGAACGAGGAAACGGAGAACCCCTCCACCACCCCCGGCCGCGGCGCGGTGATCTCCGCCTTCATCCTGGTGGCCATCTACGTGTCCGTCGCGCTCCTGGTGATGATGTACGCCACGGTGGGCACCGAAGGCATCGGCCTGGGCAATGAGGCCAACCAGGACGACGTGTTCCTTGCCATGCGGGACGTGGTGTTGGGCCCGTGGGGCTGGCTGATCGTCGTCGCGGTCCTGGCCTCGGTCCTGTCCTCTACCCAGACCACCATCCTGCCCACAGCCCGCGGCACCCTCTCCATGGGGGTCCACGGCGCGCTGCCGGCAAAGTTCGGCGAGGTGCACCCGAAGAACCAGACGCCCGGCTTCTCCACCCAGGTCATGGGGGCCGCGGCCATCGCGTACTACGTGGCCATGAGCTTCCTGAGCGAGAACCTCCTCTCCGATTCCATCAGCGCCATCAGCCTGTTCATCGCGTTCTACTACGCACTGACCGGCTTCGCCTGCTTCTGGTACTTCCGGGGCACCCTGCGGCAGTCCGCGCGGAATCTGTGGTTCCGGGGCATCCTTCCCCTGGTGGGCGCCCTGCTACTGACCGCCGCCTTCTTCATCTCTGCCGTGCAGATGTGGGATCCGGCGTACGGCAACACCCAGATCTTCGGCGTCGGCGGCGCGTTTGTGAGCGGCGTGCTGCTGCTGGCCCTGGGCGTGGTGCTCGCCGTCGTCTGCCGTTTCCTCCCCTCCACCCGGGGCTATTTCACGGGCAAGGCCGCCGCCGGGCAAACCAGCGCCCGCTCCCCCAAGTAAGTAGCGCTAAGTGTCGTTTTGAGGGGTCAAAACGACACTTAGCGCTACCTAGTTGGGAAGGGAGGGCTGGGAGGGGCGCCGGGCGGGAAAGGCGCTACGCGGAGAAGCCGCCGTCTGACTTGATCAGCTGCCCGGAAACCCAGCGGCCGGCGGGCGAGAGCAGGAACGCCACGGTGCCGGCCACGTCTGCCGGTGTTCCCAGGCGTCCGGTGGGCTGCCGGGACAGGAGAGCCGCGCGGACCTCGTCATCCATCCACCCGGTGTCCACCGGCCCCGGGTTCAGCACGTTCGCCGAGATGCCCAGCGGCCCCAGTTCCCGGGCGGCGGCAATCACGATCCTGTCCAGCGCCCCCTTCGACGCGCCGTACGGCAGGTTGAACGCCGTGTGGTCACTGGTCAGCGCAACGATCGCGCCGCCGTCGTCCGTTGCCTGCCGCGCAAAAGCGGCAATCAGCTGCCAGCTGGCCCGGGCATTCACGGCGAAGTGCCGCTCGAACGATTCGAGACTGGTGTCCAGGATGCCGGAATCCACGGACTCGGCGTGGCTGAGCACCATGCCGTGCAGCGGGCCGGTGAGCTGCACGGCGTCCGCCACCAGCTTCCCTGCCGCGGCAGGGTCCTCCAGGTCAGCGGGCAGGGTATGGACCTGGGCACCAATGGCTTCCAGCTCGGCAGTCAGGCGGACGACGTCGTCCGGTTCAGTCCCCCACGGCATGCGGGCGTCGTAGCCCGGCCAGTAAGCCAGGACCAGGTCCCAGCCTTCCGCCGCCAGCTGCCGGGCGATCCCGGCGCCGATGGAGGCAAGCCTTCCGGCGCCGGTGATGAGGGCGACGTTTCGGACGGGAACTTCGGGCGGCGTCTCCATGGCACCAGCCTAGTAGCGGCGGGTCGGGGTCCGGTGTCAGGCGGGCGGTGTTAGGCAGGCGTCCCTGCCGTGGCGGGCTCGCGGGAGCCCGAGTGCCTGCGGATGGTGGCGCTGATGACCGCCGCGATGGTGCACATTGCCGCGGCACCGAACCAGGCGTAGGTGTACTGGCCGGTGGCGTCCCGGATGGCGCCGGCGCCCAGGGCGGCGGCGGCCGCGCCGAGCTGGTGGGCCGCGAAGACCCACCCGAACACCACGCTGCCGTCCGCGCCGAACGTTTCCCGGCAGATGGCCGCTGTCGGCGGCACGGTGGCCACCCAGTCCAGGCCGTAGATCACCACAAAGACGATCATGCTCGGCTGGACTTCGGCGCTCAGCAGCAGGGGCAGCACCAGCAGGCCGATGCCGCGGAACTGGTAGTAGACCGCCAGGAGAATGCGGGGGTTGAACCGGTCGGTCAGCCAGCCGGAGGCGATGGTCCCCACAATGTCGAAGATTCCGACGACGGCGAGCAGGCCGGCAGCGGTGGTCTCGGTCATGCCGTGGTCGTGGGCGGAGGGGATGAAGTGGGTGCCGATCAGCCCGTTGGTGGTGGCGCCGCAGATGGCGAACCCGGCCACGAGTGCCCAGAAGGTCCGGACGCGGCTGGCCCGCCGGAGGACCTGCAGGGCACGGACGGCGGCATTGCTGCGGGCGGCGGGCTCCGGCGTCGTGGCCTGCCTGGCCGGAACAGGCTCTGGTGCGGTCTCGCCGTAGGGCAGGACCCCGGCGTCGGCCGGCGAGTTCTTGAGGAACTTCAGCACCAGGGGAACCACGGCCAGGGCTCCGGCGGCAATCAGCAGCGACGCCTGCCGCCAACCGGGATCCTGCGCCAGCACGGCAATGAACGGAAGGAACACCAGCTGGCCGGCGGCACTGCCTGCGGTGAGGATGCCGATCACCAGGCCGCGGCTCTTCACGAACCAGGTATTGGCAATCGTGGCAGCGAACACCAGCGCCATGGATCCGGTGCCGAGCCCGATCAGCAGCCCCCAGGTCAGCAGGATCTGCCAGGACTGGTTCACCAGCACGGTGAGGGCACTGCCGGCGCCGATCAGCACGAGGGCGGTGGCCGTCACAGCCCGGATGCCGAACCGCTCCATCAGCGCTGCGGCGAACGGCGCCGTCAGCCCGAAAAGGACCAGGTTGATGCTGACCGCCGCGGACAAAACGGTGGTGGACCAGCCGAACTCCTGCTGCAGCGGGACCATCAGGACGCCGGGGGCGGCGCGGAAACCCGCCGCACCGACCAGCGCGAGGAAGGCGACGGCGGCCACGACCCATGCAGGGTGCAGGCGGCGGCGCGGGCGCCCCGGCGGGGCTTCCCGCAAGCGGACGACGGCGGAGGCAGGGCCGGCGGTTACGTCGGCAAGGCCCGGGCCGGCTTCCCGGGACGCGCCCTCGACGGTCTTGTCCACGCTCATGCGGCTGTTCCTTCGTGTCCAGGGGCGGTGGAGAGCTGGACGGGTTCCGCCGAACGGGACCTGCTGTGCCAGCTGGTGTTGGCAGCCGTCAGCCGCTCCCCGCACGCGGTGCAGGTATCGGCGGAAGTGGTGCGCTGGCCGCAGCTGCGGTGAATAACGTACATGTGGGCCTGCTCCGACGGTGCCGGCAGGTGCTTCTCCGCCCAGATTGTCACCGCATTCAGCACCGGGAGGGCATCTTCGCCCTTCTCCGTCAGGACGTATTCATTCCTGGTGCGGCCGCCGTCACCGTACGCCCTTTTGGTGAGCAGCCCCGACTCGACGAGGCCGGCCAGGCGCTTGGTGAGCACGGAGTCGGCCACCTCGAGCCGGGCCTTCATCGCATCGAAGCGTCCGTTGCCAAAGAAGACCTCCCGGAGGATAAGGATGGTCCACGGGTCGCCCAGGATGTCCAGGCCGCGGGCCATGCTGCAGTTGCGCCGGGACCAGTCGGATCGAAGTGCCATAACGGCACCCTAGCTGACTATCTTGAAGAAAGCCAGCAGAAAGCCCTACGGGATTGAGGCGAAGGCCTGTTCAAGGTCTGCCACCAGGTCCTCAACATCCTCGATCCCGCAGGACAGCCGGAGCAGGTTCACGGGAACGGCGAGTTCGGTGCCCTTGACCGATGCATGGGTCATCTCGGACGGGTAGTTCATCAGCGACTCGATGCCGCCCAAAGACTCCGCAAGGGTGAACACGGAGGTTGACTCCGCCACCTTCCGGGCAGCCGCCTCACCGCCCTTGAACTGTACGGACACCATGCCGCCGAAACTGCGCATCTGCTTTTTTGCGAGCTCGTGGCCCGGGTGGGACGGCAGCCCCGGGTACAGGACAGCCTCCACCTCGGGACGCTCCAGCAGCCACTCGGCCACGGCCTGGCCGTTCAGGCTGTGCCGGTCCATCCGGACCCCCAGCGTCTTCAGCCCGCGGGTGGTAAGGAAGGCGTCCATGGGGCCGGAGACGGCACCCACGGCGAACTGCACAAAACCGATCTTCTCAGCGAGGTCCGCGTCGTTGACCACTACGGCGCCGCCCACAACGTCGGAGTGGCCGCCGATGTACTTGGTGGTGGAGTGGACCACGACGTCGGCACCCAGGGCGAGCGGGGTCTGCAGGTAGGGCGATGCGAAGGTGTTGTCCACCACCAGGAGGGCCCCGGCGTCGTGCGCTATCCCTGCGAGCGCCGCGATGTCGGTGATTTTCATCAGCGGGTTGGACGGGGTTTCCACCCAGACGAACCTGGTCTTGTTGGCGCTGACAGCCGCCCGCACGGAATCCAGGTTTGCCATGTCCACGGGGGTGTTGCCGATCCCCCACCCGCCCAGGACCCGGCTGATGAGCCGGTAGGTGCCGCCGTAGGCGTCGTTGCCGAGCACGATGTGGTCCCCGGGCCGGGTCAGCGCACGGATCAGCGAGTCTTCCGCCGCCAGCCCGGAACTGAAGCTGTAGGCGTGCGTGCCGCCCTCCAGCGCAGCGAGCTGTTCCTGCAGGGCGTCCCGGGTGGGGTTGCCGCCGCGGCCGTACTCATAGCCGTCCCGCAGCCCGCCAATGCCGTCCTGGGCGTAGGTCGAACTGAAGTGCAGGGGCGGCACCACCGCGCCGGTGCGGGGCTCGAAAGCCTGGCCGGCGTGGACGGCGCGGGTGTTGAAACCTTGGGTGTGCGAGGCGGACATGGTGCTCCTTTACGGGTGGCGCAGGTCAGGGGAAGCGGTTCAGTTGCTGAGGTAGGCCAGGAGGTCGTGCCGGGTGAGGATGCCCACGGGTGCACCCACGAACGTGACCATGACGGTGTCCACATCCGAGAGCAGCTCCCTGGCCGCGGAGATGGTTTCCAGCGAGCCGATCACGGGCAGCTTGGGGCCCATGTGCTCGGAGATCTTGTCCGTGAGCTTCGCCTCGCCGCGGAACAGCTTGGCCGTGAGGGTGCGCTCATCCACGGCGCCCAGCACCTCGCCCATGACCACCGGGGGCTCCTGGGACAGGACCGGGATGTGGCTGACGCCGAACTCGTTCATGATGTTGATGACATCGCGGACGGACTCGTTCGGGTGGATGTGCACCAGGTCCGGCAGTTCGCCGTTCTTGGAGCTGATGACTTCCCCAACGGAGGTCTCCTCGCCGCCGGACAGGAAGCCGTAGGAGCGCATCCACTGGTCGTTGAAGATTTTGGCCAGGTAGCCGCGGCCTGAGTCAGGAAGAATGACGACGACGACGGCGGACGCGGGCAGGTCCCGCGCCGCCTGCAGTGCGGCCACCACAGCCATGCCTGAGGACCCGCCTACCAGCAGGCCCTCCTCGCGGGCCAGCCGCCGGGTCATGGCGAAGGAGTCCGCGTCGCTGACGGCGATCACCTGGTCGGGCACGGACTTGTCGTAGTTCGCGGGCCACATGTCCTCCCCCACGCCCTCCACGAAGTACGGGCGCCCGGTGCCGCCGGAGTAGACCGAACCTTCCGGGTCGGCGCCGATGATCCGGACAACGCCGCCCTCGGACTCCGGCCTGTCAGCCGAGGCCTCCTTGAGGTAGCGGCCCGTGCCGGTGATGGTGCCGCCGGTGCCGGCACCGATCACGCAGTGGGTGACTTTGCCGTCCGTGTCCCGCCAGATCTCGGGGCCGGTGGTCTGGTAGTGGCTGCCGGGCGCGGCGGGGTTGGAGAACTGGTCCGGCTTGTACGCACCAGGGGTCTCCCGCACAATCCGGTCCGAAACACCGTAGTAGCTCTGCGGGCTGTCCGGCGGGACGGCTGTTGGCGTGACGACAACCTCGGCGCCGTAGGCCTGCAGGACGGCGCGCTTGTCCTCGCCCACTTTGTCCGGCACCACGAAGATGCATTTGTAGCCCTTTTGCTGGGCCACCAGCGCCAGGCCCACGCCCGTATTTCCGGAGGTTGGCTCCACGATGGTGCCGCCGGGCTGCAGCTTGCCCTCCCGCTCGGCGTCCTCGATCATCTTGATCGCGATACGGTCCTTGATGGATCCGCCGGGGTTCAGGTACTCGAGTTTCACCAGGACGGTGGCCTTGATGCCGTCAGTGACGTGGTTGAGCTTGATGAGCGGGGTATTGCCGATGAGGTCCAGGATGGACTGGGCGTACTTCATGTGTACAAAGCTACCGCTTCCCCGGCCACCCGCGTCCGCACTTGCCCGCCATGCCTCAGGTGAACATGAGCCACAGAATCACCACCGGGAAGAATGACTGGCCGATGCCGCTGAGCCAGAGCCTGCGTTCGCTAATAACCAGGATCATGCCGAGGATGGCGTGCGCGATGCACATCAGGGCCACCATGGTCCGGCCCACGATGACCTCCCCGGAGTTCACTAGCACCACGCCGGCGATCCCGAAAATACCCCAGATGATGTTGTAGAACCCGAGGTTGAACGTCCACATCCGGACGGCCGACGTGTCACCGGGTTTGATCAGGAAGATTGGGTGGAGGCGCTGGTCCTTGTACCGGAAGGCTTCGAGGAGGCCGACCGTGATCAAAATGATCCCGGTGATGATGGCCAGCACCTGCTCGAGGGTGCCCATGGTCCCGCCCTTGGCTGTTCCGGGCGCCTAGATGGAGAAGCCGTCCGCAGCTGATTCAGTACCTGAGCCCTGTCCCGTTTCCCCCACGGGCAGGTTCTCCCAGAGCCCCATCACGTTGCCCTCGGTGTCCTTGAAGTAGGCGAAGTAGCCCATTCCGGGAATCTCGTTCTTGGGCATCACAACGGAGCCGCCAAGCTGCTCCACGGTTTTGAGCGTGGCGTCGATGTCCGGGACATCCACCGTGATGACGGGACTGGTGATTTCACCTTCCCTGGCCATCATGCCGCCGTTGATGGCGCCCGCTTCCGTGGGCTGGCCGGTCGCCTCGTCCATAGGAGTGGTGATCACCATGTTGTAGTCCATTCCCGGGACGGCGTCGATCCGCCACCCGAGGGCCTCCTGGTAGAACTTCCTGGCCCGCTCCTGATCGTCAGCGGGGATTTCGAAATGCACTACTCCACCCATTGCGCTCACCTGGAATCTCGAAGGGAAGGCGCGGACGCCCCGCGCCACACCTGGGATTCTAGTCCCGGAATGACGGCTGGTTAAGGGCCTTTGGCACGTGCAGCAGGGTGCCGAAGATCGGCGCCGCAGATGGCGGAGAACGCTCGTTGTCACCGGGCCGTGGGACGATGGCTGTATGACGATTGCAGAGGTTCCCGCCCGGCTGGCAGCCGCGGCGGACGCCTCTCTCCGGTGGTATCCGGGCGGCCAGTACAACCTTGCCCGGACCCTCGGCCCCCTCCTGCGCGGCGCCAGCGATCCGTCCTTCAGCGTCCAGGGGAGCGTCATCTGGAATGCCTTTACGACGACGGACGGCCCGGCCACCGTGAGGTTCAGCGCCACTGCCGGCACCAGCCTGGAGCACTGCGTGGACGTCCAGGCCTGGGGTCCGGGTGCCGCGGCAGCGGTTGGGGCAGCGCCGCGGCTCCTGGGTGGAGACGACGACTGGTCCGCATTCGACGAGCCCGCCTTCCACGCCACGCTCCCCGGCATGGTCCGCGAGGCGCGGCGGCGAAGCCAGGGCGTCCGGCTTCCCGCGAGCGGCCGCATGGTGGACCAGCTCGTCCCGATCATCCTGGAACAGAAAGTGACAGTGATCGAGGCCCGCCGGGCCTACCGCTACCTTCTGCACCGCTTCGGATCCCCCGCTCCCTCCGCCGGCGCATTGGCTCCGGGCGCACTGGTGCTGGCACCCACCGCCGCCCAGTGGCTACAGGTCCCCAGCTGGGAGTGGCACAGGGCGGGCGTGGGGCCGCAACGCTCGGCCACCGTCATGCGGGCGCTGCGCTCCGCCGTCGCGCTTGAACGGCTGGCGGCGCTGCCGGCGCTGGAGGCGGCGGAAAAGCTGCAGGTAATTCCGGGGATCGGCGTGTGGACGGCAGCCGAGGTGGTGCAGCGCACGCACGGATGCCCGGACTCGGTCTCGGTGGGCGACTACCACCTGGCTGCCTACGTGGGGGCCGCGCTGACCGGCAGGCGCACGGATGACGCCGGGATGCTCCGGCTCTTGGAACCGTGGAAGGGGCACCGCCAGCGCGTGGTGCGGATGATCCAGGCCAGCGGCTTCCGCAAACCCACGTTCGGCCCGCGGATGACCATCCAGGACCACCGCCGGCACTGACATCGCGGGGTCATTCCTTGCCCGAAGAACCCGAATTATCGGGCGGGAAGTGACCCCGCGTTGCAGTTCAAAGCCCCAGCCGGGCCACCGCTTCCTCCCGCATCTCCACTTTGCGGACCTTCCCGGACACCGTCATGGGAAAGCTGCTGCGGACGTCAACGTAGCGCGGGATCTTGTAGTGGGCCAGGCGCCCGCGGCAGAAGTCGGCAACGGCGGAAGCATCCAGCGGTTCCGCCCCCGGTTCCAGGATGATGCAGGCCATCAGTTCCTCGCCGTACTGCGCATCCGGGACACCGATGACCTGCACGTCACGGATGGACGGGTGGGTGTAGAGGAACTCCTCGATTTCCCGCGGGTAGATGTTCTCTCCGCCCCTGATCACCATGTCCTTGATCCGGCCCTCGATCACCACGTAGCCCTCCCCGTCCATGCGGGCCAGGTCCCCGGTGTGCATCCAGCCCTCGCCGTCGATGGCCTCGGCGGTTTTGTCCCGCTGGTTCCAGTACCCCTCCATCACCGCGTAGCCCCGCGTGCACAGCTCCCCGATCTGCCCGCGCTCCAGCACCTCACCGGAGGCCGGGTCAACGATCTTGCTTTCCAGGTGCGGCATGGTCCGCCCAACGGTTTCGGTGCGGTGCTGCAGGGTGTCGCCCTGCCGGGTCATGGTGGACACCGGGGACGTTTCCGTCATCCCGTAGCAGATGGCCACGTCCCGCATGTTCATCTCCGAAATGACCCGGTTCATCACCTCGATGGGGCACAGGGAGCCGGCCATGACCCCGGTGCGCAGGGTTGAGAGGTCGTAGGACGCAAAATCGGGCAGCGCCAGTTCTGCGATGAACATGGTGGGCACGCCGTACAGGGACGTGCCGCCGAAATCCTGGACAGCCTCAAGGGTGGCGGCCGCGTTGAAACCGCGGCTGGGAATGATGGTGGCCGCGCCGTGGCTGAGGGCATTCAGGTTGCCGATCACCATGCCGAAGCAGTGGTAGAACGGCACCGGAACCACCACCCTGTCGCGCTCCGTGTACCCGAGCAGCTCGCCAATGGAATAACCGTTGTTCAGGATGTTGTGGTGCGTCAGGGTGGCCCCTTTGGGGAAGCCCGTGGTCCCGGACGTGTACTGCAGGTTGATGGGATCGTGCGGGCCGAGTTCAGCCATGCGGGCCAACAGGTGCGAATGTCCGACGGCGTCCGCCCGCCGAAGCAGCTCGGCGTACGTCATTTCCGCGTCACTGAGGGGGACGCCGGCGTCGAACCCTTCCCCGCCAGGCCCCTGCCCCTCAGGCCCTTGTCCACCTGGCCCGCCAGGCGCGGGAAGGAAGACAAGTTCGCGCAGGTCGGGGCACCCGGCGAGCGCACGGCGGGCCATCCCCACGTAGTCGCTGTTCCGGTCCGACGGCGCCGTGACCAGCATCCGCATGCCGTTCTGCCTGACCACGAATTCCAGCTCATGGCTGCGGTACGCCGGGTTGACGTTCACCAGGATGGCGCCGGCCTTGGCCGTGGCGTACTGCAGCAGCGTCCACTCGGCGCAGTTGGGGCTCCAGATCCCCACCCGGTCCCCCTTGGCGATGCCCAGGGCGAGGAGAGCCCGCGCCAGTCGGTCGACGTCGTCGTTCATCTTTGTGTAGCTCCAGCGGCGCGCATCCGCGCCCGGAACAGGCGCAGCCTCAATGAGGGCGTCATGGAAGGGGAACCGCGCCACCACCCGCTCGAAGTTCCGGCCAATGGTCTCCTCGAGCAGCGGGACGTCAGTGTCCCCGGCTGTGTATGCGCGCATGGTGGCACGCTACCAAGTGGGCCCTGGCAATAGAAGCACCGCGCCACCACAACACCCCGGGTGTCCGGCGCAACAGAAGCACCGCCCTCCCCGGCTCCCGGTATTGTGAAATCCATGAGTTCACCCATTGACCTGCAGGCAACGTTCATCCCCAACGACGGCGAGTTCCACCGTGTGAAGCTGGCCCTCGAAATAGCCATCGACGAGGTGGTGAACGAACCCGGCTGCATCCGCTACGAGCTGACAGAAGCCACCGAAGAAAAGCTGGTCCTGACTGAGCAGTGGGCGTCGGAGGAGGACCTTGCCAAGCATTCCAAGGGCATCGCCGTGCAGGACCTCAACGAATCCCTGAGCGCGCTGCTGGCGGAACCGGTCAAGCTGGAACGCCTCTAGCCCCTGCACTCCGAGCATTAACGAATGCGGGACCTCCCAGTGGGAGGTCCCGCATTTCGAGTTAAGGCATTCAATATAAAGGACGGATCAGGCGTCCGGGATCTGGGTGCCGTCCTGCGGGCCTGCCTGCTTGCCGGCTGTTGCCGCGGCTTCTTCCCGCTGGCGGGCCACGTGGGCGTGGACTTCCTCCATGTCCAGCGCCTTCACGGCATCCACCACCTGTTCAAGCTGCTGGGCGTTCAGCGCACCGGGCTGGGAGAACACCAGCACCTTTTCGCGGAAGGCCATCAGGGTGGGGATGGACGAGATGCCTGCCTCGGCGGCGAGCTGCTGCTCCGCTTCGGTGTCCACCTTGGTGAAGAGGACGTCCGGGTGCTTCTCTGAAACTGCTGAGTACGTGGGGCCGAACTGCTTGCAGGGGCCGCACCATTCCGCCCAGAAATCCACCAGGACAATGTCGTTGCCTTCGATGGTGGATGCGAACTGTTCACCTGTGATGTCTAGGGTAGCCATGTGTCAACGGTACGCGGGATGCCCAGGCATGTCCTCCGTGGAGGGCCCTTGTTCGCTCCGCGCGTCATCGGGAATAACGGGCACGGTCCCTATACACGGGGTTTTGGCGCTCAGGCCACTATGCTTCCCAGCGGTGCGGCGCCGCCGTCCTGCTGCCGGGCAGCGCACTGGACGCCCGCCACTCATGGATCCAGTCGGGAAGGACCAGGTCCACCGGCGGCTCGCCGAACTCGCGCAGGATCTCCTCCTGGCTCACCGGCCGGCCCTTGGCCACCAGGCGGGTGGCGATGTAGGCACGGGCATACACCTCCCCGTCGGCCACCATGCGCTGTTCAAAGAAGATGGCTTTGGCGTCCAGCCCGATGATGCGGGTCTCAATGGTGTAGTGCTGCCACAGCTGGAGGGACTTGCGGAAGGCGATGGTCTCCGCGGCCACCACCGGCCCCCAGCCCCGGCGGCGCATCCGCTGCCACACGCCGCTGCGGACCATCAGGTCGAACCGGCCCAGGTCCATCAGGGACAGGTACATGCCGTTGTTGACGTGCATGGCGATATCGATGTCCGTCGGCAGCACCCGCAGCGGGAGCGAGGCGCTGTCCCAGACCGTCAGCGGCGGCCGGCGCGACGAGCGGAAGAGCATCAGGAGGGTTCTCAGGAGCAGGTGCATCCCCTTATGCTACCCGCCGGTAACATGCTTGCCGGAGCAGGCGCTGGACCTGACAGTAGGATTTCCTGCATGACCCAACAACGCTACCGGGACCTTGCGGACTGGCCGCTGACGGTGACTGCCCTCGTTTTCCTGGGGGCGTACGCGTGGCAGGTGATCGGCAGGTTGGAAGGCGGCGCCGCCCTCTGGCTCGAAGCTCTTATGTGGGCGACGTGGGGCATCTTTGTGGTGGATTACCTGGCAAACCTGTGGCTTGCCGGCGATCGCGGCACGTGGTTCATCCGGAACCTGCATGAACTGGTGATTGTGGCCCTGCCGTTCTTCCGGCCGCTGCGCCTCCTCCGCCTGGTGACGCTGCTGTCCGTGCTGCACAGGACGCTGGGCGACACGCTGCGGGGACGCGTGGTCACCTATGTGGCGGGTTCGGCCACGATGCTGGTGTTCGTTGGGGCCCTGGCGGTCCTGGACGTGGAGCAGTCGGTGCCGGACGCGAAGATCATTACCTTCGGTGATGCCCCGTGGTGGGCCATGACCACCATCACCACCGTGGGTTACGGCGACATGTACCCGGTGACGCCGCTCGGCCGCATGGTGGCCGCGGCGCTGATGATGAGCGGCATTGCCGTGCTGGGCGTGGTCACGGCGTCCATTGCGTCCTGGCTCGTCCAGCGGGTGGAGGACACCGCTGAGGCAGTATCCGAGGCCGAAGAACCGGTCCGCGCCGAAATGGCGGGGCTGGCGGCTG contains:
- a CDS encoding putative quinol monooxygenase, with product MSSPIDLQATFIPNDGEFHRVKLALEIAIDEVVNEPGCIRYELTEATEEKLVLTEQWASEEDLAKHSKGIAVQDLNESLSALLAEPVKLERL
- a CDS encoding co-chaperone YbbN encodes the protein MATLDITGEQFASTIEGNDIVLVDFWAEWCGPCKQFGPTYSAVSEKHPDVLFTKVDTEAEQQLAAEAGISSIPTLMAFREKVLVFSQPGALNAQQLEQVVDAVKALDMEEVHAHVARQREEAAATAGKQAGPQDGTQIPDA
- a CDS encoding thioesterase family protein; protein product: MHLLLRTLLMLFRSSRRPPLTVWDSASLPLRVLPTDIDIAMHVNNGMYLSLMDLGRFDLMVRSGVWQRMRRRGWGPVVAAETIAFRKSLQLWQHYTIETRIIGLDAKAIFFEQRMVADGEVYARAYIATRLVAKGRPVSQEEILREFGEPPVDLVLPDWIHEWRASSALPGSRTAAPHRWEA
- a CDS encoding potassium channel family protein, which produces MTQQRYRDLADWPLTVTALVFLGAYAWQVIGRLEGGAALWLEALMWATWGIFVVDYLANLWLAGDRGTWFIRNLHELVIVALPFFRPLRLLRLVTLLSVLHRTLGDTLRGRVVTYVAGSATMLVFVGALAVLDVEQSVPDAKIITFGDAPWWAMTTITTVGYGDMYPVTPLGRMVAAALMMSGIAVLGVVTASIASWLVQRVEDTAEAVSEAEEPVRAEMAGLAAEIAALRREIAELQERRTL